The following are encoded together in the Anguilla rostrata isolate EN2019 chromosome 19, ASM1855537v3, whole genome shotgun sequence genome:
- the LOC135245896 gene encoding FYVE, RhoGEF and PH domain-containing protein 6-like has protein sequence MSAGVKKPPVAPKPKIAQPQKPAPPPVAPKPDMAPSCPSPAALKRAKPAVAPKPCLPKTPSGPEPGPTTPKGGPRTCARERSRSSEKLGALNSRNGLQTELGKPDSDYIIPTCDCGRRACAHCRPADGRETARIVIEPLENLQNGGGGVDGFGSRVSPVPRARGKTGKSQVVNASFLEQKLKDVWVQAVSANNCHAKHRPQEKTPVQNGRAGAVDRNLNPVRSTGGPGGSQSRPERSRSDEDNGNFAVPGVGRMEDVSGPAEVSVDSPEEDGEEGQFAGSHPAFRVPAAPRKPLPVPAPRKPRKAALVRQDGMEDAQEVAVQAEEKVQGPSVVRNSPFLSPKVFIHTQSVTYSRSPAANQNHSPASRGFDAEEDSALPVPPPRQESLTLGLDKHADSSRPGRPPDEEEEDEGFARVSRAVSETVGPVEEEDEGGYGFARYPLTRSLPKQIKLNCSLPLSVATGAAFAAERSPKTAPRKPQRHSLPASGPPRREPSEEAPGRSLSPAQEEEDEGTRTEGSDAPAREFPSPPAEKAPRRLTRIAPFFGKQTSRNGSPGDARRESPGPTPGKPRAKSFSAADLLRADGQKRSSFRKLLELKLSVKMLPRLLAKGGQTLDCTSVVETEQSVDGEWVPDDRAASPPASPLPNGECATPCDPPAGRRKTSCPLIGREQSVDGDEYGPAAEYENLPFYEEIPEYMNLPLLNATHLGWQNSSSLEDGDEDIYEEQAPYDFRKRGSREEDQPSGSEAMIDSSEEEDDDAASSASSKGEPEPSGDRQHEIQAKKDKVVHIAKEIMSSEKVFVDVLKLLHIDFRDAVAKASRQSGKPVVEERVLNQILYYLPQLYELNRDLLRELEERVARWDDQQCLADIFVTKGPYLKMYSTYIREFDGNVALLDEQCRKNPGFAAAVRDFEMSPRCANLALKHYLLKPVQRIPQYQLLLTDYLKKLPEDSSDYKDTQAALSIVKEVANHANDIMKQGDNFQKLMQIQYSLNGHHEIVQPGRVFLKEGVLKKLSRKVMQPRMFFLFNDALLYTTPVQSGQFKLNNMLSLAGMKVSKPSQEAYQNELNIESVERSFILSASSATERDEWLEAISRAIEDHTRKKITFYHSKSQEEAGGVGLDSGAPLGSKAPIWIPDLRATMCMICTCEFTLTWRRHHCRACGKVVCQACSTHKHYLEYLKNQPARVCDHCFVKLQRKSDQVDSSPSGRSTGTFSSVLINSRKQKKIPAALKEVSANTENSSISGYLLRSKGNKKQWKKLWFVIKNKVLYTYAASEDVAALESQPLLGFFLREEKSGEAQKLQFKLYHKNTLFYIFKAEDVQTARRWIYAFQEAMVL, from the exons GTGTGAAGAAGCCGCCGGTGGCGCCCAAACCCAAGATCGCTCAGCCGCAGAAACCGGCGCCCCCGCCCGTCGCCCCGAAACCCGACATGGCCCCTTCCTGCCCTTCCCCGGCGGCGCTGAAGAGAGCCAAACCGGCCGTCGCCCCCAAACCGTGCCTCCCGAAGACCCCCTCTGGTCCGGAACCCGGGCCCACGACCCCGAAGGGCGGGCCTCGAACCTGCGCCCGGGAGAGGAGCCGCAGCTCGGAGAAGCTGGGCGCGCTGAACTCCAGGAACGGGCTGCAGACGGAGCTCGGCAAGCCCGACTCGGATTACATCATACCGACCTGCGACTGCGGCCGACGCGCCTGCGCCCACTGCCGACCGGCGGACGGCCGGGAGACCGCGCGGATCGTCATCGAGCCGCTGGAGAACCTGCagaacggcggcggcggcgtggacGGGTTTGGGTCGCGGGTCTCGCCGGTTCCCAGGGCTCGAGGGAAGACGGGCAAGAGCCAGGTGGTCAACGCCAGCTTTCTGGAGCAGAAGCTCAAGGACGTCTGGGTCCAGGCCGTGTCCGCGAACAACTGCCACGCGAAGCACCGGCCCCAGGAGAAGACCCCCGTGCAGAACGGGAGGGCTGGGGCGGTGGATCGGAACCTGAACCCTGTTCGAAGCACGGGTGGTCCCGGCGGGTCGCAGTCGCGTCCCGAAAGGTCACGGAGCGACGAGGACAACGGCAACTTCGCCGTCCCTGGTGTCGGTCGAATGGAGGACGTCTCTGGGCCGGCAGAGGTCTCCGTGGACTCCCCAGAGGAAgacggggaggaggggcagtTTGCCGGGTCACACCCTGCGTTCCGAGTCCCGGCAGCCCCCAGGAAGCCTCTCCCCGTTCCCGCGCCACGGAAACCACGGAAGGCGGCCCTCGTGAGGCAGGACGGCATGGAGGACGCGCAGGAGGTGGCGGTGCAGGCCGAGGAAAAGGTCCAAGGCCCGTCGGTCGTGAGGAACagccctttcctctctcccaaAGTGTTCATTCACACGCAGAGCGTCACCTACTCCAGAAgccctgcagccaatcagaatcactCCCCGGCGTCCAGGGGGTTTGACGCGGAGGAAGACTCCGCCCTTCCTGTTCCCCCTCCCCGTCAGGAGTCCCTGACGCTCGGTCTGGACAAGCACGCGGACTCTTCCCGCCCGGGTCGCCCGccggacgaggaggaggaggacgaaggGTTTGCGCGGGTCAGTCGCGCCGTCTCCGAAACCGTCGGCCCCGTCGAGGAAGAGGACGAAGGGGGCTACGGGTTTGCGCGTTACCCCCTCACCAGGAGCCTGCCCAAGCAGATCAAGCTGAACTGCAGCCTGCCGCTCTCCGTGGCGACCGGCGCAGCCTTCGCGGCGGAGAGGTCGCCGAAGACGGCCCCGAGGAAACCGCAGAGGCACAGCCTGCCGGCGTCGGGGCCGCCGAGGAGGGAGCCGTCCGAGGAGGCCCCGGGGAGGAGTCTGTCCCCcgcccaggaggaggaggacgagggaaCGCGCACGGAGGGGAGCGACGCCCCCGCGAGAGAGTTCCCGTCGCCCCCCGCGGAAAAAGCGCCGCGGCGGTTGACCCGGATCGCTCCGTTTTTCGGGAAGCAGACGTCGAGGAACGGCAGCCCCGGCGACGCGCGGCGCGAGTCGCCCGGGCCGACCCCGGGGAAGCCGAGGGCGAAGTCCTTCTCGGCGGCCGACCTGCTGCGCGCCGACGGCCAGAAGAGGAGCTCgttccggaagcttctggaGTTGAAGCTGTCGGTGAAGATGCTGCCCAGGCTGCTGGCCAAGGGCGGCCAGACGCTGGACTGCACGTCCGTGGTGGAGACGGAGCAGTCCGTGGACGGGGAGTGGGTCCCGGACGACCGGGCGGCCAGCCCGCCCGCCAGCCCGCTGCCCAACGGGGAGTGCGCGACCCCCTGCGACCCGCCGGCCGGCCGGCGGAAGACGTCGTGCCCGCTGATCGGCCGCGAGCAGAGCGTGGACGGGGACGAGTACGGCCCCGCCGCGGAGTACGAGAACCTGCCGTTCTACGAGGAGATCCCCGAGTACATGAACCTGCCCCTGCTTAACGCCACGCACCTGGGCTGGCAGAACTCCTCCAGCCTGGAGGACGGGGACGAGGACATCTACGAGGAGCAGGCGCCCTACGATTTTCGGAAGAG GGGCAGCCGCGAGGAGGACCAGCCCTCGGGGAGCGAAgcgatgattgacagctccgaagaggaggacgacgacgccgcgagctccgcctccagcaaGGGCGAACCGGAACCATCCGGGGACCGCCAG CATGAAATCCAAGCGAAAAAGGACAAGGTGGTTCACATCGCCAAGGAGATCATGAGCTCTGAGAAAGT GTTTGTGGATGTTTTGAAGCTTCTCCACATC GATTTTCGGGACGCGGTGGCGAAAGCGTCCCGGCAGAGCGGCAAGCCGGTGGTGGAGGAGCGGGTCCTGAACCAGATCCTGTACTACCTGCCCCAGCTGTACGAGCTCAACCGGGACCTCCtgcgggagctggaggagagggtggCCCGCTG GGACGATCAGCAGTGCCTGGCGGACATCTTTGTGACGAAGGGGCCGTACCTGAAGATGTACTCCACCTACATCCGCGAGTTCGACGGGAACGTGGCCCTGCTGGACGAGCAGTGCCGGAAGAACCCGGGCTTCGCCGCCGCCGTGCGCGACTTCGAG ATGAGTCCGCGCTGTGCCAACCTGGCTCTGAAGCACTACCTGCTGAAACCTGTCCAGAGGATCCCGCAGTACCAGCTACTTCTCACGG attatttaaaaaagctcCCTGAAGACTCCTCGGATTACAAAGACACACAAG CTGCTCTCTCCATAGTGAAGGAGGTGGCCAACCATGCCAATGACATCATGAAACAGGGG GATAACTTCCAGAAGCTGATGCAGATCCAGTACAGTCTGAACGGGCACCACGAGATCGTCCAGCCCGGGAGG GTGTTCCTGAAGGAAGGCGTTCTCAAGAAGCTGTCCCGGAAGGTCATGCAGCCGCGAATGTTCTTCCTG tttAACGATGCTTTGCTGTACACCACCCCGGTCCAGTCGGGCCAGTTTAAACTCAACAACATGCTGTCCCTGGCAGGGATGAAG GTGAGCAAGCCCAGCCAGGAGGCGTACCAGAACGAGCTGAACATCGAGAGCGTGGAGCGCTCCTTCATTCTGTCCgccag TTCTGCCACGGAGCGAGACGAGTGGCTGGAGGCCATCTCCAGGGCCATCGAGGACCACACCAGGAAGAAGATCACCTTCTACCACAGCAAGAGCCAGGAAGAG GCGGGCGGGGTCGGGTTGGACAGCGGGGCCCCCCTGGGCTCCAAGGCCCCCATTTGGATCCCGGACCTGCGGGCCACCATGTGCATGATCTGCACCTGCGAGTTCACCCTCACCTGGAGGCGGCATCACTGCCGAGCCTGCGGCAAG gTGGTGTGCCAGGCCTGctccacacacaagcactacCTGGAGTACCTGAAGAACCAGCCGGCCCGAGTGTGTGACCACTGCTTCGTGAAGCTCCAGCGCAAGA GTGACCAGGTAGACTCTTCCCCTAGCGGGAGGTCCACTGGGACCTTCTCGTCCGTCCTCATCAACTccaggaagcagaagaagaTCCCAGCTGCACTCAAAGAG GTATCGGCGAATACGGAGAACTCTTCCATAAGCGGATACTTGCTAAGGTCAAAGGGCAACAAGAAACAGTGGAAGAAGCTGTGGTTTGTCATCAAGAACAAAGTTCTGTACACATACGCCGCCAGCGAG GATGTAGCAGCGCTGGAGAGCCAGCCGTTGCTCGGGTTCTTCCTCAGGGAAGAGAAGTCGGGGGAGGCGCAGAAACTGCAGTTCAAGCTGTACCACAAAAACACGCTCTTCTACATCTTCAAGGCTGAGGATGTACAGACAGCCCGGAG ATGGATTTATGCTTTCCAGGAAGCCATGGTCCTTTGA